From a region of the Lactuca sativa cultivar Salinas chromosome 4, Lsat_Salinas_v11, whole genome shotgun sequence genome:
- the LOC111910833 gene encoding uncharacterized mitochondrial protein AtMg00810-like codes for MQIALSVKNKTGFIDGYLPKPSSSEISNFNAWMHNNKLLVTIKMLLAIVAAKSWNLVKLDVNNAFLNGDLKEEVFMEIPPGFKLQKDKYPKNVSLSDYSLVFKGSESTYVALLVYVDDVLIIGSSNTEINLLKQKLSAKFKLKDLGSLGYFLGLEVAKSKEGIFVSQRNYTLQLIEDLGFLAAKPVSTPMDPRNNLQSDNGDLFDDHARYRRSCGSIAILKYNTASHFFFSSEIISIHVFSKNSSLSSCMSSDWGKCLDSRRSITGFAYFLEIL; via the exons ATGCAGATCGCTTTATCTGTTAAGAATAAGACTGGATTTATTGACGGATATCTTCCAAAGCCAAGCTCATCTGAAATTTCTAACTTCAATGCATGGATGCATAACAATAAATTG TTAGTAACTATCAAGATGCTCCTTGCTATTGTTGCTGCCAAGTCATGGAACTTAGTCAAATTAGATGTCAATAATGCTTTCCTCAATGGAGATCTAAAAGAAGAAGTTTTCATGGAGATACCACCTGGTTTCAAACTTCAGAAGGACAAATACCCAAAAAATGTTTCTTTG TCGGATTATTCTTTGGTTTTCAAAGGATCAGAATCCACTTATGTTGCTCTTTTAGTATATGTGGATGATGTCTTGATTATTGGATCATCAAATACAGAAATCAATCTTCTTAAGCAGAAATTAAGTGCCAAATTCAAGTTAAAGGATTTGGGTTCTCTGGGATATTTCTTAGGATTAGAAGTGGCTAAATCCAAAGAAGGAATTTTTGTTTCACAAAGAAATTATACACTACAGCTaattgaggatttgggtttcctAGCAGCCAAACCTGTTTCTACTCCTATGGATCCTAGAAATAATTTGCAAAGTGATAACGGTGATCTATTCGATGATCATGCACGATATAGGAGATCATGTGGGTCGATTGCTATACTTAAATATAACACGGCCAGCCATTTCTTTTTCAGTTCAGAAATTATCTCAATTCATGTCTTCTCCAAGAATTCCTCATTATCAAGCTGCATGTCATCTG ATTGGGGTAAATGTTTAGACTCAAGACGCTCCATTACTGGTTTTGCATATTTCTTGGAGATTCTCTAG